From the Trifolium pratense cultivar HEN17-A07 linkage group LG4, ARS_RC_1.1, whole genome shotgun sequence genome, the window tttttttttttgtcaagacaATGTATGTATTTTAATGGTAGGAACTAAAGACACATAGAGATAATATTTCATTTCCTATGAGAGATCAAGTGAGGAAAAGGAAGATCGAGCTATCTCATTGTCCAACTAAGATGCACGAAGTTGATATATTATATTCTAAATACACATTAACAAAAAACATTATCAAAATAGagtctaaatacatcaattttttaatgaatctaaaaaacaacTTTATTCTTATATAGAGAACTCGAGGAagtaaaaaatagcggataactGATAAGTTAGGTAGCTTATAGCGGATAACTTATAAGATAGTTTTtaacttatagcgaataagctaaCTGATTGGATGTTGGACTTGGtcaaattagcggttgaactagcttataagtatgaaatgacataaaaaaatatgtttaattaatatttaatttttttctcaataaaaTGATAGgaataaaattggaaaaaaggacattgaactagcttataaatatCAAGACCTAAAATAGACATTGGTCCCATCAACTCTTGACTATTTGTAAAAGATTACATAATCTCATCTAAAGATGGTGAAGGGAAAATAAGGAGGGAagagatagagaaaaaaaataaaaaaactaatgactttattttttttataggagaaAGCTACACCGTGTATCCTTAGGATACAtattaaaaaacttaatataaaaatatttccaTAAAATATCgtacatttaattattttaaaaatctaaatATCACTGGTTTTAATGTAAATTttccaatttttgtttataagatCTTTTATATATAGAGAAATATTAGTGGTCAATATATTAAGGTGTGGAGAAAATTGTTAGGAGCAATGATTGAACTCGATCGTGAGCCTTCTTAAAAGAAATTTGGTGTCTCATTCCATATTGAACTATATATGTGGAAAAAGAGCGgttatattttaaagttttctCACCTCAGCagacaaattaaaataataaattttttttttggtagatagacgaaatggtaAAGATATTGGAAACTCACAACAAACTGAAGTGGtaggggttcgaactccggtcatgGCATCCGACCTAGTAATTTCGATATTTCTGTATAAGTTGAGATGAGATTTGTGGACAAATACAATTTTTGAtatacaattttattattttcaattttaccaATCCATTTATCACTATTTGTGGACAAATACAGATCGGTCATTATTTCACGTCATGTGTTCATACATAACATGTGGTGCAGGGTGAGAATTGACGACTCTGCAATTCTTCCTAATCTCGCCAGGTTGATCGGACTGCAAATCACCTAATTTCAACATTCCTTCAACAAATGCTTTGAAAAACTCATTTTGATCAATACTAAATAACCTCACCAACCCTTGAGTTTGAGGGAATGTGAAAAGTGTTTGATCAGAGTTAAGGAATCCTCTTCCATCAACCAAATCCTTGAAATATTGATTATCGAAAATCACTGGAGTTGCATCAAGGTTCAATGTCTTATTTTGATCAACATCTAATGGACATTGCTTGAAAAGCTCTGCTCTAAAACTAGGATTGAATGCAGGGTCGGCCTTTCCGCTGCCCGATTGATTGTATAGCCTAGTCATGATCGAAAAACAACGAGCTTTTCCGATAGAGTGTGATCCTGAGAGTGCTACAAGGTCCTTCACATTGAGGTTGTATTTTTGAAATAGATCGATAAGAGTTGTTGCATTGGATGTTGGACTTGGCATGATATCGCTTGAGTTATCTTGACTTGCTGATAAACTGTCTAATCTTCCTAGCTTCACCTGCCAATCTGGTCCTCCTGTCtgcaaaaacaaagtgaaatttATCATTACATTTTCATATGCGGTCCTAATTCTGATATGGATTCTCTGTCGTCAAAAGAGCACATTTTTATATGAAGTAAACAATTATAGACCGTTAATCTCATATTAATTAAATGACTCTAattacataataataaaattaattcaaaacgATCTCAACTGTTGATTTGTGATTAGACGgttgaatttaaaatatttggttGAGATTGAAAGCTGCATATACAAGTTAATTACTTAGCTTTTCACAAatcaattcaaattaaataataacttaaaTTAATCTCAATTGTTAATTTTACGTGCACATATAATACTAACAAATTAAAATACCCAATTATTGATTTTGTATAAGAgtcatattcattttttatactcagtaaaataaattaacaataaaaaagtcaaattcATTATAAGTAAAAAAGTGTCCCGTGAGCTTAAATCAGTGgcagggacattgcattatatatgtaggcaGGGAGGGGGCTGTGGTTCGAACCGCAATCATTTCATTTATCTactttaagggtgaaatttctagcctttaaactacttgacaaaaaaaatgaaagataaaagaaaaatacaaaccaGTGCTATAGCATCTCTAGAAGCCATGATTATGATATCAGCACAAGAAACAATTCCAGGGCAAGCTTTCTCTAAAGCTTCTTTAATCTCATCAACAACTTCAAATGATCTAActgaatttatatttgaaagGGACAATTTCTCTCCAAGCATTGTTGGTGTATCATCAAGCAACAAAGAACCATCACACCCCTTCACAAATTAAACAACTTATTCAAACaagctatttttaaaaaatagaaaagtacTCCCAAATTACTTgactttttagaaaattttatttttttcaaattacttgcctttttgataatttatgttatattttgtctatcaTACCAttcttattttaaatctttttattgcatctttttttttactaatcttctttgtataatttaaaaaaaaaattgatacataacatattaaatttattgagaagagaaagtgtgtgcaaaaaaaaaaaatattggtgaactaaaataagggtataatagaaaaataaggtgcaaaaatacagtttcttaatttctaattttttttctaaaaggtcaagtaatttgaaatgaagagagtaattaaatatatataatttgtttgaacaaaattaaatacattTTCAATCCTATAattatcttaattttatttttaatctcaTATCCACTTTTTCGGCCTCTACAAATTTTAAAACTGAatgattttaatcttttaataaGAACTAAAAGTAAGCAGTTTTGAAATTTGTAAGAacgaaaaaaaatagatatcgaaattaaaaataaaaattttaaatttggctggtaaaaaaaactttttgatGGTAAGAAATAGTAATTAAGATAACATACATTAACAAAGCAATCATGAAATTGAAAGCGCATAATAGAGGCAACGCTTCTTGGTTCTTTcaaaaaagattttttcataatatttcGGACAATGGCTTCAGCTTGTGGACATGTTTTTGAGTAATATTCAGGTTTTAGATCCGCTGATGTTACTAAGACTGTGTTTATGATAAAGATCAGAAACATAAACATTGTGATATGTTTGAAAAACATGGTAGCTTTTGTTTTGAACTATGTTTGTGTGTGTGGAAGgtgtatgtatatatgtagGTTTTGTTGTGACTTTCACTTTGATTAATGGTAGAAGAAGAAACAGAGAATGAGTAATTAATAATGTTTTACGTTGTATGTGTTATCTATATTGTGTGACTAATTTAACGTTTTCTCAAAGGTAAATGAATTaaacaatttgaaaatttgagaaCTATACCTGCCTGTAGGAAATTAGTATGTCAATTTTTTGAACGAGagcatgtcttttttttttgtataaggAGATTagtatttatgtaatttattaATGAGATAAGGATATGATGCATGTGacttataatttctttttgacTTGTTGCATAAAATTGTTTAGTTTTGGATAGAATATTAGAACATCCATTTTGAGAAAACTTGTAtgcaataattttgtttattactGAGTAGAATATAACGTTTTTGTAGAAGAAGTTTTGGCTGGATTCTTTTTGAAGTAAGAAACAAAAAGAGTGTTACGGTGTTACTATCACTCATCTTTAGAAACAAAagctttttattaattttcctGCAAATAAGCAAACAAAAGATGTTTAGACAATAGTAACAAATTTGTAACCgttataaactaatgtaaataaGAACAATAGTATAGatggagaagagagaaaaaatagtGTATGATATTCACCAATAGAATTAGGGTtacaatatagtgatacatagtatctatatataggtaaatataatgggccaattacatggggcaggacatccactaataatattcataacactctcccttggatgtccatcgaggatatgcctcattaaaacttttactagaaaaaacccggtggaaaaaaattctagtgaaggaaaaagagtacaacatcctttgtgtttgaactgcctcattaaaaaccttaccaggaaaacccaatgggacaaaaccatggttaagggaaaaagagttcagaacacaattatatctccccctcatgaaGACAATTATATCTGAGACGAATAAGAGCAATTAATCTTCAATATAGTTGATCAGAAGCTTTACTTGATgatgactttgtagaaagatttgattcttcttctttaatatAATCTTCTCTGAATTAGCTGTTGATGCAGtattatcttcttcaaatttcttgtatgtgtagaATCACAAACTTCAACAAAACCACACTCTGAACTTTCTGAATGTAGTGTTAAAACTTCCACATAatcggatgatattgttgtatctctaagatacaaattatataCTTGACTTTGTTCCAATATCTTTGAGTTTATTGATACCATCACATACATAATTAGCAAAATGCAATAGTGTTCTCAATTGAACTAAAATGTGGTCCTTCAAGATCAATTCAAGTAAgtgatcattttcttgagacatGAAATGATTTTTGTTCACTTCAAgtgacaataaattatatttgttaatatcaaatatatttcatttcaaacttttctttaatcaatagATTTCAAGAACTCTTCAGGAGTTTATGTCAtcatataacaaattcatttccaaagtgacttattcatttcattaagtcatctcttcgatagtttgaaatgtatgtctcGTGGAAATTAAATCCTTCATGGAGTTTTATATAATCCATGCTAACAAGTGACATATAAATATAGCgtaacacatttttcaaataaattgaatcttCCATGTGTTAACaaacttaatcaagtaagagaaggattttgatttcacttcatgtgaatatttctcttcacaATCAATGGCAAACATTTACCaatatgcttgaataaaaaaatcaagcttttaatgtttgtatttcaacattttctattcacaaGAAAATTAATTCGTATCTCATCATGTTTTACATCTTCAGATGTATGGACTGCTGAtccaaaaatcttcactttgcaaagtTACATAGCAATTGTgttttcatttagacaatcattgtctataattctcaatagaatttagttcatgatcctcattaactcttttcacatatagcgctatattatatataaaaatatcatcaacgttgacttcttttcggttccatcatattccattaatgacataattttcattcatgacataattcgtcaagatctctttattatcataaatttcaggtacctgagaagttcttctggaacttaaaactcaattatgtcaaatactcttttgaagttttcatatcctcacttgggtcatctttctttttagctccttttcttatttgaggatttttatcgtTAGAACCGACTGATCTACCACACTTCAGGGTGGTTAATACTgatttgcaatataagattgtccaacagggacatccattttgtttggagcattagcagctaatagttgatttcataaattttgcaaatgatttatcttttgaacatttgattcaaactatgaggatcaatgtgagataataacattaatttatttcaagtgattcatttgaacttctagttcatatttttcagctgcttattctcccccctaatattgggaaaattaattcatcacttgaaaatcagcctacagggctgtaaataattctccaatttttggctcaagatgatttataatagatggagattcatatcaaatacattttcccaatattctttaagaaccgtttaaatgcattctattggagcaattgcacatacacaacacatccaaaaatgcttatatgggaatcatgtttataaacaaagttcaaattgtaaattaggggagaacttataataactagttggcttgatgcgaattagtatctcagtatacatgtttgaatgttcccaaaatataaattagaagttatgatctcataagtatcagtcatgtaattaactttagacgtctaaagaatggatcttcaagtccattttttttttgtatgaccATATTCTATTTGATATCAATTTCAACTgacatacgatacttatcaaatatttcctaagaatttagaaaatgagatcttagcaaaactatttgagaaaataatctcacaaacttctggttttGAGTAAATATGCATGTGActaatttagttgatgcatcaattcaagtcaCAAATTGTCTAAATGATCCATATTCTCatattatcaatttcttttgggagctagtaacacataaaaattattggaatgaaggaacttcaggcccttcaatacatatctataaattttttatttttttcgcatcataatacaTCCGGGATACCCAACCGGTattaccaacaataaattttatatgatgtgtaaacttctggtttacaataatttaTTCTTCGATTGCATTAATATATAAGTGTAGTATAAACTTTTGTAgtataaacttctggtttataactttttcattacatttattttattcattattcaaaatattcaaaactCTAAAAATACAAGGTTATCCTTCAGGGATAcatgtatattgaattctttCGGAATTCATAATTAAATTGAGATTTTTAAGTTCTTTCAGAACTAGtctattgaattcttctggaattcattgagaataaaaattgaattttctaagttcttcaggaactaagatCATAATAAATGGCGAGACttcgtaagttcttcaggaactaaaatAGTGAATTATTCTGGAATTCATGATGAAATTTataagttcttcgggaactaaaTTTGTTGAATTCTAAGagaattcataaattaaatttctaaGTTCTTGAGTAACTAAGATTATTCATTCTTTGAGAATTCATAGATatttattagttcttcaggaactaagtATTTATGATATAATAACAATCTCTTTTGCAATCTTCCATGGCATGAATATTTCTTTAGAATGaataggaaataaataaatttacaaaattaaaatacaaaattaaaacacataactaaatatatatatatatatatatattatatatatatatatatatatatatatatatatatatatatatatatatatatatatatatatatatatatatatatatcaattgttGACCATATATATTCAAAACGTTCACTGGaaaccaaaatattttttatttttttaaccaaaactGGAAACCAAATTCTAAatctaaataaattataataactagCGGCCAAACAGGCGCTGAACGCGCCTGTTTGTGTGATTCGCGTTTTCTATTCtattaatgtaaataaattgtaaacaatggtttattataagtttgatttttatttaaactaatttgtgcattttcaGGTTccctcaaaataaaaattgtaatataCGTGTATTAGTCCGCACCATAGGTAAAGTAacgttgaagaaaaaaaaatcatacaacaTGAATTATGTAAGTTTGCTGATAAAAGTAAATCTAAAAgaagacatttttttcttgacAGTACCAAAAGAAGCATATAATAGATATATCGTGTTATTAAAACATAGTTACATAGAGACGTTGAATCCAATGTAAAAGACCCTTTAATGACGAAATGTGGCGAAATAAGACTAACATTAACACAAAATTTAAACATGTCTTAATTCAATCAAATAACCGGTAGAGATGATAGGCAATCTcaaattaaatatcaaaagttGAAATTACACCATAatcgaatatatatatatatatatatatatatatatatatatatatatatatatatatatatatatatatataataacaataaGTCTtttcagcacaagacgtgccaagaGAGATTAAAGAAGGTTACAACCAGAgtcaaaaacaaaaccaaaagaaactatacaaggcCCAAGCAaagcataaataaattaagttccACATCGATAAGATTGTACACTTTCTTTATTTATCTAAtttattgtgatttattttccaTCAATTTGTAACCGTTAAGTTTATGGGAGAATAACCCTAAAGAGGAGTGATTTAGGGTCGtttttgatccaaaatcacacccttttgatcattttatatttttttatttaaataagtgattttacacatttatattttgtttgagttttctttgttgtgatttttttgTCAGGTGTTGTTCTAATATATATCGTTTTAGTgcaaatttgtttgtttgagtcccgtcttggtacggtgttgCAGGTTCAATAATTTTAGCGTCGTCAACGTTGCAAATCCAGAGACATGACTATTCCGGACACTTGAATCTTAtcatatcaattgtaggctttgtACATTAGGCCgctttatgctattaactcgtgagtttgttcgcagattcaaaCTATTTAGTATTAGGCCGTTTTATACTATTAACTcatgagtttgttcgcagattcaaaCTATTTAGTTTTTAGCGAACTTGTACTGATTTTTTGATCCATGTACTTGTGatttgaatgaataaaattgttgtttgttaGTAATTGTTATGAATCAtggaatcgaagggataaagatcatagatgtcggcaagatagagtgcataagagtattcatgagaaagatactcatagaaattcatattgaatgaatatagattgataaaagaatgattaaaatgtacaatggagtagcttatttataggactatttggagtaactaactcactaactaactttctaacctcctaactaacttggtaacctatcaactaactctagttgattaactaactatctatattcttaacagcctccctcaaactcaacattggaaAGTTTtccaatttgagtttgaattacaTGTAGTTCTCAAACTTTCgtgtaacaaaaaaacattATGTTATGATAATCTCCaatgaaagtgttttgtttgaatttgcACCAATAGCCTCAAAAGTCAAACCTTCACAAATTCTGATGTGAGCAAATCAAACTTGCAGAAGGATAGTATCAGCAACCATTCCAAAACAGGGAATTATCAATGGTATGCAACTCCAATAAACCACTCATAAACTACAAAGGCCAACAACACTGACAGTGCCTTGTGCTACTAAAATCCAAGTAATTCCTCCATATAGTATAGGTTTAAGCAATGCTCCACCAAACCAAATCCAAACTGTAGCAGTAAACTAATCATGATGATAGATTACCAACTCCAAAACAGCAAAAGGAACTCCCACATATGAACATCCAGAGAACCAATTACTACATCCAAAGCTTCCATAGATGACATTCCACTTTAAGCAACAATCCACTTTAACCATCTCCACATTTACTTTGAGCAAGCAAGAATCATAAAATTGCATAGATGACATTCCAATCTCAGACTCAATCCATAGCTTGATTCAAATAACCCAATTATAGACATCTAACAGTGTGAAACCAAACCAGGATATCAACACAGGCAAATCAGGAGAAGGTAACATGTTGACTTCCAAAAAGTCTTTACCAAATTGAGCAGCCAAAATTATAGTAGCAGTGACACAAACAAATTACTAGTAAGCAACAAAAACCATGAGCATTATAACCAATCTGCTACTCAAGAGGTTATATCCATACTCACAACATTCTAATCGAATTGAGAGAATAAATCACATAAGACTTGAACCCATAAACCAGTCTTGCACATAACAGAACTAGGTAAAAGAAATCCACAAGAAATTGTGACTTTACTTCATTTACAACAAAGTCTACACTTATTCATTGATTCTAAGAATTCATTCAATTTCACAATTGAGGCAAATAACAACTAATCATCACAAACACACAAGTATGCTTCCAAAGGTATTGAAGCATAACTACCATCAATCAATCTTGAACAATGTTGCATAACCAAAACTTGAACCATCTTACAGAGCTGACCCCTATATTGTGAtagcctccctcaaactcataGTAAGGGAATACTTAGTATGAGTTTGGAAAACAGAAACCAAACAGAAAACAAAGACCAATTTGACATAGGAAAGTTCCACCGGGATCGAAGGGAAAGAGTGAAATTGAATCGAAAATTGACATAATAGAGAGCATAGTAGCAGAACTGGAAATCACTAACATAATTCCACCGGGATCAAAATCGACGATGCACTCATCATGGAGTTCGAAAAGCCAAACCTGGTTATTGATTACGGTGCTACTGATTTGTTGTTTCTGTTTTCCGACATAGAACCAAGAAGCGAAAAGCCTTATGGCGGCAACGCCGTAAACAGATCGTAACGGAACTCTACCTTTGACCTGATTCTCTGATTGCTTGATTTCTGCAGAAACGCGAAATTCAGATTCGTTGTGGTTCAATCCCTTGATTGCTTCAGAAGCCACAACTTCAGAATCAAGATTCTTCGATTTCTCGTCGTCTTCCGAAGCGGAAAACTCAGATTCTTGGAACGCAGATTCCTCGACAATGCTGCAACATGAATCCGCAAGAATACATGTTATCTTGCCAATCTTGATGGAAAATCCATCAATTGTTGGCTTGATTGGAGTGATCAAAGGAGATTGAATGGTAGTAAAATCAGAATTCCCGAAATTGCCGAAAATGATGTGATTGCAGAGGGTTGAAGGTTGAATTTCTGATGCAGAAACCTCCATAGCTGCATCACGAGAAAGATCTTCGTCTTTCTCAATGGCTGAATCGAAATCGGCAGCGGAATCTTCGTCTTCATTCCTTGGGtatcgctctgataccatgttatgaatcatggaatcgaagggataaagatcatagatgtcggcaagatagagtgcataagagtattcatgaggaagttactcatagaaattcatattgaatgaatatagattgataaaagaatgattaaaatgtacaatggagtagcttatttataggactatttggagtaactaactcactaactaactttctaacctcctaactaacttggtaacctatcaactaactctagttgattaactaactatctatattcttaacagtaataacaaaaaaaaatttaatcgatggctacactaaaaaaaaatactcttttCTTATATGCTCAGCCGCCACTCATGAGAACTAAAACCTAAACACAATattcagcaaaaaaaaaactgaggaAGGGTTTAGCTGCGCTACAGTATCTTTGGAGGAAAGTTTTGTGTCAATTAAGAACTTGATTATGGTTGCGACAGGTCAATCATGGAATGGTAGGTATTTTGATAAAACAGACCGAGAAGCAGAGGTTATTTGATAGACGTCTTGCAAATTCAACGGtgtatttcacaatttttaaatttcaaaggGGTTTTTAATGAATTCTAAAATTTCACGAGGTATTTGCAATTTCAATCAACTAGCTTATTCGCCAGGGCCGGTTTTGGGCCTGGGCTTCCAGGCCTCCAGCCCATTGCCACAAAAAAAGGggcccacaaaaaaaaaaggtaatagGTAGTAATATTGGGGGGTTTAAATAGCAACAATAGTGGCCCAGCAACATTTATGGCCCAACAAAACataattagacaaaaaaaaatcataattagataaaaaaaaaaacaaaaatatatttcataattagataaaaaatatatatatatatatattttaaaaaaaaaaacataattagaaAAGTGGTATATTGCGTCTAAACACTTTCTCTTTCACCCCTTCTTCTCCCTTGATCAACTTCAGCGATTTCACTTCCTCATCCTCCGATTCCTCCCTTCACCGAATCACCAATTTCGTCACCGCACCGTGAAACTAAAGGGAAATTTTTCGTCCTCCCTTCTCCTCTCTTTCTCGATCTCTCTCAGTGAAACTAAAGGGGAAAATCATAACcctaagaaaaaaatcaaaattcaaggTTAGTATTTAATTGatcaattgtttttgtttttaaattgttaatttcttcTTTGTTCATTATTAGGAAAGGATAGTTCATATCatagttgttgttgatgatgatgttattgttgttgaacaTGAAGTTTTTTTGTGCTAATAGTCTATTACTAAATAAGGATGTTGTTACTTGTTGAAAATTTCAGGTCTACTAGGTTCAATTTCAACGCTACTGACTTGATCAAGAAGGAACAGTGAGAAATTTCAGGTTCTGCATTTATttttaggcttaactatacatttggtcccttacgtttattttaggtttcaatttggtcccttacgtttaaaaagtatcaatttggtcccttacgtttattttaggtttcaagttggtcctttccgtcaattttgtcacatgtggcagtcaatttgcatacgtggactgacacgtggcacttggacacgctgacacgtgtactattcaaacggtgttagtgacaaaactaacggaaaggactaacttgaaactt encodes:
- the LOC123922093 gene encoding peroxidase 17-like, with product MFFKHITMFMFLIFIINTVLVTSADLKPEYYSKTCPQAEAIVRNIMKKSFLKEPRSVASIMRFQFHDCFVNGCDGSLLLDDTPTMLGEKLSLSNINSVRSFEVVDEIKEALEKACPGIVSCADIIIMASRDAIALTGGPDWQVKLGRLDSLSASQDNSSDIMPSPTSNATTLIDLFQKYNLNVKDLVALSGSHSIGKARCFSIMTRLYNQSGSGKADPAFNPSFRAELFKQCPLDVDQNKTLNLDATPVIFDNQYFKDLVDGRGFLNSDQTLFTFPQTQGLVRLFSIDQNEFFKAFVEGMLKLGDLQSDQPGEIRKNCRVVNSHPAPHVMYEHMT